A genome region from Bufo gargarizans isolate SCDJY-AF-19 chromosome 2, ASM1485885v1, whole genome shotgun sequence includes the following:
- the ETV2 gene encoding ETS translocation variant 2, translated as MESSSFYCPEMTPQEVPNVDTSLDFRYEDPSFLCDFEMITGKGLYPNSAASCLGGTRVSSSDAYTEPSLYYWEPYSQGLDSANQEEYLQSFQTLLPGMTEELLQHQAAHHSDDSLYRAQEEPSFVTPDTYSGNMAAGSVGDQSFSWASQEWNSWDDSTWMSCNQSQDLRTQASPRSAVQRTPLTGFHYNKTGFHQTSGLTADTDKEGCYTTYGQKSMEARDNKPPTSAGSGPIQLWQFLLELLQDSSCEKLISWTGNGWEFKLSDPNEVARRWGKRKNKPRMNYEKLSRGLRYYYHKNIIHKTGGQRYVYKFVCDLQDLLNRPSQGHQQESKSHSQRQKNA; from the exons ATGGAATCCAGCAGCTTTTACTGCCCCGAGATGACCCCCCAGGAGGTCCCCAATGTGGACACTTCTTTAG atttcagATATGAAGATCCATCTTTTTTATGTGATTTTGAGATGATCACAGGGAAGGGACTGTACCCCAACTCAGCTGCATCATGCCTTGGCGGTACCCGCGTTTCCTCCTCTGATGCCTACACAGAACCGTCCCTGTATTACTGGGAACCCTACAGCCAAG GACTGGATTCAGCAAACCAAGAGGAATATCTGCAGTCGTTCCAGACTTTACTCCCTGGGATGACGGAGGAACTTCTTCAGCATCAGGCCGCCCACCACAGCGACGACTCCTTGTACCGCGCCCAGGAGGAGCCGTCCTTTGTCACACCAGATACCTACTCCGGCAATATGGCTGCCGGCTCGGTTGGGGATCAGAGTTTCTCCTGGGCATCTcaagaatggaacagctgggacGACTCCACCTGGATGAGCTGCAACCAGTCCCAAGATCTGAGGACGCAAGCCAGCCCACGATCGGCAGTGCAGAGAACGCCCCTCACAG GTTTCCACTACAACAAAACTGGTTTCCATCAGACGTCCGGCCTCACAGCCGACACTGATAAAGAAGGATGCTACACCACTTATGGTCAGAAGAGCATGGAAGCAAGAGATAACAAGCCCCCGACATCAG CTGGTTCTGGTCCAATTCAACTCTGGCAGTTCCTCTTGGAATTATTACAAGATTCATCCTGTGAGAAACTAATCAGCTGGACGGGCAATGGCTGGGAGTTCAAACTTTCTGATCCCAATGAG GTGGCTCGTCGCTGGGGGAAACGCAAAAACAAGCCCAGGATGAACTACGAGAAGCTGAGCCGTGGGTTACGCTACTACTACCACAAGAACATCATCCACAAGACCGGTGGCCAACGTTACGTCTACAAGTTTGTGTGTGACCTCCAGGATCTTCTGAACCGACCCTCACAAGGACATCAGCAGGAATCCAAGAGCCACAGTCAGAGGCAGAAGAACGCATGA